A segment of the Populus nigra chromosome 12, ddPopNigr1.1, whole genome shotgun sequence genome:
ATTCTTGCTTTGCCAGGTAAGAATATCAagtgatcatcatcatcaacaacaacgtCAATATCATAATCATCTTCAGTACTGATCTTCCACGACAACTTGACAAACCTGACTTCATCCTCCTCGTAATTGATGATGTCCTCAATCTTGTCCTTGGACCTCTTGATTATGTATGCCGGTCACTTGTCTATGAGGGCATGGGCATTAATAGCTTCTCTTTTAAAAACTCATAAAAGGCAGCCATATCAGTATACGCGCGCGGGTATCACTTTTCTAGACCGAAAACAAGCATCCTTCCCAGAATCATCTTctctaaaataatatgataatttCAACTTTTGGATTAagattattctttaacatataTAGTATAAAGTTCTCATTACCAAGTTGTTAGAAATTCAATCTTACCATCCCATTCCATGaatgttcaaattaaaaacccgGCCACCTCGGCTTCTTAGGGACCCATTCACAGAAAGCAGGAAATTGTCCAAACCACAATAtttcttttgaaatataaagtaAAAACCGGTACATGGTGAAAGAAGCAAAATAGCCATCTTAGGAAACATCTGTATCCTTCGTAATTTGACAGCATCTCTGGAAGATGGTCAAAATTCAAGTAAACAGTAGATGATGGACACCAAACAAAAAGCAGGATCTATTAGCTAATTCACAGTACTTATGTCCCAGCATTTCTACGGCCAACACGAGCAACAAAACCAGCTTTAATTGGAGCAACTGATCTTCCAGAACCACACTGCACAAGCATAACAGGGTACGAAAGTAAGAACAGAGTAGCAAggggataaaaatataaaaaccacaaaaaagtCAGCAACCTGAAACTGGCAAGAAATTCATGGAACAGAATGATTTACAGTGAATGATAATAAGAGATTATccaatcaatcaataaaaatgcAGATACTAATTGAAAAGAGAGAAGATTGCCAAGTATATAGAAGAAAGCTTCACCAAAGCAAGGAGCAAACATTTCCCACATGTtccatttttaatcaaaaacacAAGGGCCACTCCTTCCCCAGAGGGGCCTAAGAGGTTGGAAAATCTGGCAATGGACATTTCATCATCTTAAGTCGCCACTTGAGAAAATTTGGCCAAAGATAAAATTGGATAACATTGAAGGTAGCAACCAAAGTAGTAGAATTGGACACCATTGAGGGTAGTAGCCAAAGTAGTAGAATTTCCTTGGCGAATCAGAATCAACAAATTATCCAATATCACTCCATACTAAATTTTATAAAGCATATGAGATCTCATCATCTTAAGTCGACACTTGCGAGGATTTGGTCAGAGATAAAATTGGATAACATTGAAGGTAGTAACCAAAGTAGAAGGTAGTAACCAAAGTAGTGGAGAATTGGATAACATTGAGGGTAGTAGCCAAAGTAGTAGAATTTCCTTCGCAAATCAGAATCAACAAATTATCCAATATTACTCCATACTAAATTTTATAAGGTATATGAGATCTCATCATCTTAAGTCGACACTAGAGACAATTTGGTCAGAGATAAAATTGGATAACATTGAAGGTAGTAACCAAAGTAGTAGAGAATTGGATAACATTGAAGGTAGTAGCCAAAGTAGTAGAATTTTCTTTCCAAATCAGAATCAACAAATCATCCAATATTTTCACTCCGTACTAGATTTTATAACGCATACAAGATCCTCATGCAGGGCTCTTATAACCGAACTATCTAAAATCTGTCATAGGCTAGACAATCTGATAATGTAGGCACATTTAAATCATCAAGAGAAgtacaaattaaaattgttcCATTGTGTAAAATGATTGTATCAGAAATACCCACCATATGCCATTTCCCAAAACAAGAACAATAATGACAATAAATCAACAGCACTAGCAATATCAGGCCTTAAATCTACTACATACATCTTCTCATCAATTAATCTAATGATGTAGGAAAATCATAGATAATGACACATAAAGAAGATGAAAGCTCCTGTACACATTAAGCCCTTGTGCTcgagcaataatttttttttttactgatgcTTCACATGTTATGTTCCCTAGTTAATAAAGGAATCTCTGTTCTATCGGAAGGGATTCTAAGCCTATCCTAGTTGATTTTGGTCTTCGACTCGGTGACAATGTGAACTCCAAACCTCCTATTACGCTTCTGAGACTCGGATTTCTACCAATGAGTGCCAGTTGGCAATTAAGCAATGATTTCTCTAATAGCTCTTAAACTTCCCTTCCTAGTTCCCCAAAGTTctttctcttagtttttttatcgaCAATCATAATAACATGAAGACATGGAAGGATGATAAGCTGTTACCTTCTCACATCTGAGAAAAAAGAGACGATTCTCTTTAGACAAAATGGTGTCAGGACTCTTGCAACCAAGGCAAATGACATACtcatctgaaaataaaattgaaaatatcaaatGTCTTAGGCAAGAAGAACCTGCCCAATCAACCTCCTTCCTTCTGGACAGCTTAATATAGAAGATACCAATTGAGAAAGAGTTAGGAACTTACTGATATATCGACGAAGGATCCCTTCAAAATTCTTGGGAGCAAATCTACCCTTAATGACCAACCTCTGTTGTCCATCGAGGGATCCACTGGTACCCAACTCAGCAAGTAGGAAAGCCATGACATGGTCTGCCTGCCGATGCATTCTGAAATCTCCCCACCAAGTAAAAGTTTGCAGTCAGTGTTTATGCCAAAGACAAGTAGCGGtgcattgaaaaaaacatataataacaaGCTAACTGAAAAGACAAAAAGGAGAGCAAGATCAACTCACGTCTTGCACAGATCCATGAAGTTCACAAAAACAGTCTTCTTTGTGCCCTCACGAAGAACTTGTGGAGGCCTCATCACAGTTCTTCGCCTGTCACCAGCAAGCTCAGGATTATTTTCACGAAGAATGTTGAAAACTCGGCCAAGAAGCTGTGAATGACACAACAGAAAGAAAACTCATTACTGAACAAGAACATACATACATGACAGAAATTAAGGCTAAGCAGCTAGCCAACAAGTGGAGAGCACAGATATAACAGACATGGAAAAGAAACTATAGTAACTGCAATCAAAGACATTATATGATTACTCATTACATCATATCAAGATCTTTTAGCTAATCAGGTGCACAAAATATAGTTCAGAGAAACCAGAAAATGCAGTTCATTGTACAATGGTGCTACTCcacataaatgaaaattttactaTACCTCCTCATAGTCATAATCACGGTCAGTCCCATCCCAAGGGAATCGTTGCTGCTGCAGGTCAGCACCCTCcccattttcttcttccccgGCATGatctgaaaaacaaagaaatggaTCTCTCTCAGAATCCAAATAGCACATTCAACATAGATTAAGTGaagatgaaaatttaaaagagaagCTTCTTACCATCCAAATCTTCTTCTCCTGCATCCCCGGTTTCCTCATCCAGCAAACTGGTTTCAACCTATTGTATAAGACCAAGTATCAACATAAGATTCACAACATTTTACTAAAAAGGGCAACAATAAATCCTACAGTGCACGAGAACTTAcaggtttcttcttcttctttttcaaaccAGTAAAAGAACTCTCGAGCCCATCAGAGACTTTAACCAACAGAAAAGGAGATTTTTTCCAACAATGAGTAATTATACATCTTTGCAAACCAATTCATTTACAACTAGATAGTAAAGTTGACAAAACAGGAAGGAGAATGCGAAACACTAAAAATTACCTGACAATGATTCAGTCTTCTCAGCTAGGGAGTCTACAGACTCATCGGCATTCTCTTGTATcaccaccttcttcttcttcttctttttggtaGGATCAAAAGGGGCAAGCTGCAAGTAGAGAATTCCAAGCCAATCACAACAGAGTAACAGaggcaaaaaaacaacaacaacccaCTCCTCACATCTTACTGAACGGAAAGGCTAGTAGCACTCCAAGTAAATAAATTGGAAACTGAACAAATTTACATCTGTTTCAAGCAAGCAATCCATCTCATACTatactcaaaaaaattaaaaacaagttcACACTCACAAATTACAACAGCCGCATCATTAACTTTAGGAATAGCATAAATTAACTCTTTATCAAACAACAGAAAGACAAGAATGCAGACTCTCTTGTCATCTTCGAAgccttattttcaattttttcgtCATTAAATGAGAACATATATATGAAACAAATCAATGCGAAgaaaaaatgctaattaatgaaaaaaaaaagtaaggaaaaaaaaagacctctGCCACCTCATCCTTGAGGTCAGTATTATCGTCCGCCATGATTGCTGCAGCCAAAAACAAGCGCGAatcaaaagcaaagaaaaataaaaacgaaaTTCGACAAAAACCCTAGTTTTGATACCCTAAGACAGAAAGCAATGGGATTGGAATTGAATAAACCCTAGATAGAGAGGGGTTACCTTTGTGTTTTTCTGTGTCTGCTACGAGAGAATTAGCGATTGCTTTGGGTTGCGTTTTTTCTCTTCAGTTATCTGCTGGTTTGGGCTTTTGTTGTCTGCGTTTTGAGAAACTAACGACTGTTGTTTCTTGGAAACGCCCTACATTTTGAGGGCCGTTACAAACCGACTTCGGGGTGTTTAGATTGCTGATTAACCACGTttgtgaaaaattttaaatattttttcagttttaaatttatttatttgtttatatttttaaataattttaatattctaatctttaaaataaattttttaaaaataaaaattatattattttaataaatttcaaatttaaaaaacaacatttaccaAATTATCTCCTATACCTAGTGTTTTTAAATCTGGCTTGGTGATCAACCCGGCCCAAGGCCCAATCACGGGTTTTGACCAAGTCaccgggttttgaccgggttaaccctaatttttttataaatcaaaatgatactgttttggtaaaaaaacaaaaaaaataatcaattaattataactaagtTTTTAACCGTATATTGTCAAAtcagttaaatttttaatttttttataaatctacTCCAGTTTCAACCCTAAATCATCTGGATTAACCAATTAGAATTCAGGTTACATATCTTTTTACATGGGTTTTTTCCATTATGGTCTTAAGTCAAGAAAACTTTTTCCAAGTCTGCTCGGGCCTTGCTTAAGCACCAATGTCCCCTGTACAGTACTTTcaccatcttcttcttgttgctGCCCCCCTTATTTCACGCTTTTTTCCTTATGGCAGGAGAGTTGGAAATTGCCTTTTAACAAAGATGaagtattcttttaatttttaagttttaaataacTTATTCACATATATCAAAGACTAgtgaatcataaaaatattgttttccttgcacttaaatcaaaatataatacaGAGAAACAAATTTATATTGATGATAGGACTTTCAGATCCTAAAAATCTAAGTAAGTAGCTTAATAATAGAGTTATCTGGTTGGTTAATCAACTTATCATAATAATCTCATTCATTTTTCTTAGTCAAGGTAATTGATGACCTGTACTTAGTGCTTGGTAGACCAAGATGACTTGTGACTAGTACTCGTAAAAAAT
Coding sequences within it:
- the LOC133669093 gene encoding eukaryotic translation initiation factor 2 subunit beta-like; this encodes MADDNTDLKDEVAELAPFDPTKKKKKKKVVIQENADESVDSLAEKTESLSVSDGLESSFTGLKKKKKKPVETSLLDEETGDAGEEDLDDHAGEEENGEGADLQQQRFPWDGTDRDYDYEELLGRVFNILRENNPELAGDRRRTVMRPPQVLREGTKKTVFVNFMDLCKTMHRQADHVMAFLLAELGTSGSLDGQQRLVIKGRFAPKNFEGILRRYINEYVICLGCKSPDTILSKENRLFFLRCEKCGSGRSVAPIKAGFVARVGRRNAGT